A stretch of Rhododendron vialii isolate Sample 1 chromosome 4a, ASM3025357v1 DNA encodes these proteins:
- the LOC131324062 gene encoding PLASMODESMATA CALLOSE-BINDING PROTEIN 1-like, with translation MARSNKSELALQMGLDYACGSVADCDPIKPSGLCYLPNTVQSHTSYALNSYYQRKANAPSSCDFNGTAITTNTDPTPQEALVASTTFVGNGWGRIITTADGICSDLYCSTSSRLGVKSVVHLLDLEEARGASEIGEDR, from the exons ATGGCGAGGAGCAACAAGAGTGAGTTGGCTTTGCAAATGGGGCTCGACTATGCGTGCGGTTCTGTAGCCGACTGCGATCCGATTAAGCCATCGGGACTGTGTTATCTTCCGAACACGGTGCAGTCTCACACTTCATATGCATTGAATTCCTATTACCAGCGAAAGGCCAATGCTCCCAGCAGCTGTGACTTCAATGGAACTGCAATCACTACCAACACCGACCCGA CACCGCAGGAAGCACTGGTAGCTAGCACAACGTTTGTCGGCAACGGTTGGGGCAGAATAATCACCACCGCCGACGGGATATGTAGTGATTTATACTGCAGTACCAGCTCG AGATTGGGCGTGAAGTCCGTGgtgcatctattggatcttgaagaagctcgGGGAGCATCAGAGATTGGCGAGGATAGGTAA